AGTGTCCTGTTCAATAAACCCGAAACCCTTGGATTCGTTGAACCACTTCACCTTTCCTGAAGGCATAAGGAAAAACCCTCCTTTCTCATTGGAATTCATAAGTAATAGGGGTTTTTCGCACTTCAGGTCCTTTTGCAATTACCTCGCGCTTCCAAACCCTGCTACTAGCTTACTTACTGAGTAAGTCTAATTGAGGGTCTGCGGCTTGTCAAGGAAGGGGCCCCGGATTTTTTTTGTTCCGCTTTATCCTCCTCCATGCTTCCAGGCCAAAAAGTCCCTGAACGCCCTGAGCGCCTTCGCCCTGTGGCTTATCCTGTCCTTTTCCCCGGGCGGGAGCTCAGCCACAGTGAGCCCCCTTCCCGGCACGACGAAAACGGGGTCGTAGCCGAAACCGCCGCTCCCCCTGGGTTCAGTTGATATCTCACCCTCGAACTCGCCCTCGAAGACCTCCTCGCCTTTGCCTGGCTCGACGAATGCGGCAGCGCACCTGAAGCGCGCGGTCCTTTTCCCTTCGGGCACGCCTTCGAGCGCAGCCAAGAGCTTCACGTAATTGTCTGCATCGGTTGCGCCCTCGCCAGCGTATCTGGCGGAAAAAACACCGGGCGCGCCGGAGAGCGCGTCCACCTCAAGCCCTGAATCATCGGAAAGCGCGGGAAGGCCTGTAGCCTCCGCAACGAAGCGGGCCTTTATGAGCGCGTTCTCCCTGAAGCTATCGCCCGTCTCGGGCGGAAGGACAAGCGAAGGGTACTCGTTGAGGGTGACGACCTCGACACCGGTTCCTTCAAGCAGGCCGGCTATCTCCGCCGCCTTGCCCCTGTTCCTGGTGGCGATGACCAGCTTCAATTCCCGTTCCCGATTGTTTTCTTCTGGAAGGCTGTGAGTTCTTTTATGCCCTTTGAGGCGAGCGAGATGAGCTCCGTCATCTCATCGGATGAGAAAGGGGAAAGCTCCGCCGTGCCCTGCACCTCGATGAACCTGCCGTCGCCGGTCATTATGACGTTCATGTCGACTTCGGCTTTCGAGTCCTCCTCGTAGTTGAGGTCGAGGACCGGCACGCCGCCCACGATGCCGACGCTAACGGCCGCGACAGAGTCCCTGAGCGGTATGGAATCGAGGAGGCCCTGCTCTACAAGCTCGCGGAGGGTATCATGGACGGCGATGTAAGCGCCCGTGACGGACGCGGTCCTCGTGCCGCCGTCCGCCTGTATCACGTCGCAGTCTATGTAGACGGTCCGCTCTCCTAAGGCCTGCATGTCGGCGACCGCCCGGAGCGACCTCCCTATCAGCCTCTGTATCTCGTGCGTCCTGCCGCCGACCTTCCCTGAGACGGCCTCCCTCTGTATCCGTTTCTTCGAAGACCTCGGGAGCATCGCGTACTCGGCTGTGAGCCAGCCCCTCCCCGTGCCTACGAGAAATGGCGGGACCCTCTCCTCGACGGTCGCCGCGCAGATTACTTTCGTATCGCCCATCTCGAAGAG
The genomic region above belongs to Deltaproteobacteria bacterium and contains:
- a CDS encoding XTP/dITP diphosphatase; protein product: MKLVIATRNRGKAAEIAGLLEGTGVEVVTLNEYPSLVLPPETGDSFRENALIKARFVAEATGLPALSDDSGLEVDALSGAPGVFSARYAGEGATDADNYVKLLAALEGVPEGKRTARFRCAAAFVEPGKGEEVFEGEFEGEISTEPRGSGGFGYDPVFVVPGRGLTVAELPPGEKDRISHRAKALRAFRDFLAWKHGGG
- the rph gene encoding ribonuclease PH, translating into MKSAAGTDRADGRKPDELRRVAAERRYLKFAEGSVLFEMGDTKVICAATVEERVPPFLVGTGRGWLTAEYAMLPRSSKKRIQREAVSGKVGGRTHEIQRLIGRSLRAVADMQALGERTVYIDCDVIQADGGTRTASVTGAYIAVHDTLRELVEQGLLDSIPLRDSVAAVSVGIVGGVPVLDLNYEEDSKAEVDMNVIMTGDGRFIEVQGTAELSPFSSDEMTELISLASKGIKELTAFQKKTIGNGN